The Desulfonatronospira thiodismutans ASO3-1 DNA segment AAGGATTTTGTTCAGGAAGTCTTTGACCAGGTCAAGCATTTACTGGGGTCCAAGGATACTAGGAAATTTACTCCCGTTGGCGGGGTGAAGGGGGTTTATTCTATGAAAAGGTTGGGAGCAGGCTGAATTCAAGGCTTTGCCTAGAATTTTATTTGCCTTTATCTTATTAAATTGATAAAATGTTTTAGATTTTAGAATGAGCATAAGTGGGTAAAGCTAAAGGAAAGATCAGGTGAGTATTGCGGTAGTTGACAGTCTTCCCCATGACAAAGGGACTTTATTTACCTTTGAAAAAAACGATGCTAAGTATAAAATAATTTTTACCACCCATGCTCTAACAAGAATGGAGAAATGGCAACTCACCCTTGAAGCGGTATCTAAAACGTTACTAGACCCTGAAGAAGTCCTGGTGGGGCACAATAATAGATTCATAGCCCACAGATGTTTTGGTCAGCATGTATTAAGAGCAGTATATGAATATGATGATTTGGTTTCAGTGTTGATCACTGTATATTGTCCTTATAAGGATAGATATTTTCAGGGAGGTGGAAGCTTTGAAGATCAAATACTCCCAAGAGACTGATATACTCGTAGTTGAATTTAAGGAAGGAGTTCCTGTAGATTCAATAGATATGAAGGAAGGAGTCATTCTTCATCTTGATAGTGAAGGAGTTCCTGTTGAGATGGAAATTCTGGATGCTTCGAAATTTGTAGCTATGGACGAGTTT contains these protein-coding regions:
- a CDS encoding DUF4258 domain-containing protein, which gives rise to MSIAVVDSLPHDKGTLFTFEKNDAKYKIIFTTHALTRMEKWQLTLEAVSKTLLDPEEVLVGHNNRFIAHRCFGQHVLRAVYEYDDLVSVLITVYCPYKDRYFQGGGSFEDQILPRD
- a CDS encoding DUF2283 domain-containing protein, yielding MEALKIKYSQETDILVVEFKEGVPVDSIDMKEGVILHLDSEGVPVEMEILDASKFVAMDEFNILVPMIKDKKIPVHA